DNA from Flavobacteriales bacterium:
ATCGCCGGTATTCGCTCTGCACCAGGCCGCCGGGATAGGTGCGGCTTTCGACGAGCTTCCAGCGGATGTCGGTCTCCAATGCGCCGAACAGCGGGATGCCTTGGCCGATGAGCACCGGCAGCCGGGTGATGATCAGGCGGTCGATCAAGCCCGCGCGCAGGAAGCGTTGGATGGTGAGGCCACCATCGATGTAAAGGCGGTGCAGGCCTTTGGGCGCGAGCGCGGCGACCAGTTCCTGCGGCGATGCGCTCATCACCTCCGCATCAGCGCCCCGGGAGCGCGCGGCGGCGAGGTCGACCGGCCGGGTGCTGAGCACGATGACCTTCTTCGTGTAGGGCCATTGCTCGAAGCCCATCACGACTTCGAAGGTGTTGCGCCCCATCACGATGGCGTCGATACCGGCTATGAAAGCCTGGTAGCCGTGGTCGCCCATCGCAGCCGTGCCGTCGCCCTCCAGGAAATCAAGCTTGCCATCGGGGCGTGCGATGAAACCATCGAGGCTGACGCCGCAGAACACGGAACAGGTGGTGGACATGTAGGCAAGGTAGGAATCGAACAACAGCCGGCCTTGGTGATCGCTTCGGCCCGCATCCGCAACAACCTGTCGCATTGCACGCAACGGTTCAACGATCAATGGTCCAGCAAGCGGCCGGACCTTTGCAGCGGGACTGATCAACAACCATGTGGCGCCGGGAGCGCGACAGACCTCCGCGGTGGCTTGAGTGGAGACCCGGTGGCGACCAGACACAGTGACCGCAGGATCCTTAGCTTCATTCCATGCATGCCATCCTCACCCTCGTGTTCATCGCCGCGCTGGTGCTGAAACTGCTGCACCTCCCCTACCA
Protein-coding regions in this window:
- a CDS encoding dihydrofolate reductase family protein, producing MSTTCSVFCGVSLDGFIARPDGKLDFLEGDGTAAMGDHGYQAFIAGIDAIVMGRNTFEVVMGFEQWPYTKKVIVLSTRPVDLAAARSRGADAEVMSASPQELVAALAPKGLHRLYIDGGLTIQRFLRAGLIDRLIITRLPVLIGQGIPLFGALETDIRWKLVESRTYPGGLVQSEYRR